A window of the Anoplopoma fimbria isolate UVic2021 breed Golden Eagle Sablefish chromosome 17, Afim_UVic_2022, whole genome shotgun sequence genome harbors these coding sequences:
- the cdkn1a gene encoding cyclin-dependent kinase inhibitor 1 isoform X1, translated as MCRTMATHKRILGAPRNGPVRRNLFGPVDREQLQMDYQAALRRDLEEACHRWGFDFRSDKPLENSDFQWEKVQESKVPLLYRSCLLGPGHAEGPRVAEAAVQPREGGRVGLPQSEKENIPCSPERCALSQENLEKTPGRGENTGLKRKQTNITDFYQAKRRVVGMPRKSGE; from the exons ATG TGTAGAACAATGGCTACTCACAAGCGGATCCTGGGCGCCCCGAGGAACGGCCCTGTCCGACGAAACCTGTTCGGCCCAGTCGACAGAGAGCAGCTGCAGATGGACTACCAAGCTGCCCTGCGGAGGGACCTGGAGGAGGCTTGCCATCGATGGGGCTTTGACTTTCGCTCGGATAAACCTCTGGAGAACAGTGATTTCCAGTGGGAGAAGGTCCAGGAAAGCAAGGTGCCGCTTCTCTACAGATCCTGTCTGCTTGGTCCAGGACATGCAGAAGGTCCGAGGGTGGCAGAGGCAGCGGTTCAGCCCAGGGAAGGAGGAAGGGTGGGGCTGCCACAGAGTGAGAAGGAGAACATCCCATGTTCCCCAGAGAGATGTGCACTCAGCCAGGAGAACCTGGAGAAGACACCAGGGAGAGGGGAGAACACAGGGCTGAAgaggaaacagacaaacattacAG ATTTCTATCAGGCTAAAAGAAGAGTGGTCGGGATGCCGCGCAAATCCGGCGAGTGA
- the cdkn1a gene encoding cyclin-dependent kinase inhibitor 1 isoform X2: protein MATHKRILGAPRNGPVRRNLFGPVDREQLQMDYQAALRRDLEEACHRWGFDFRSDKPLENSDFQWEKVQESKVPLLYRSCLLGPGHAEGPRVAEAAVQPREGGRVGLPQSEKENIPCSPERCALSQENLEKTPGRGENTGLKRKQTNITDFYQAKRRVVGMPRKSGE from the exons ATGGCTACTCACAAGCGGATCCTGGGCGCCCCGAGGAACGGCCCTGTCCGACGAAACCTGTTCGGCCCAGTCGACAGAGAGCAGCTGCAGATGGACTACCAAGCTGCCCTGCGGAGGGACCTGGAGGAGGCTTGCCATCGATGGGGCTTTGACTTTCGCTCGGATAAACCTCTGGAGAACAGTGATTTCCAGTGGGAGAAGGTCCAGGAAAGCAAGGTGCCGCTTCTCTACAGATCCTGTCTGCTTGGTCCAGGACATGCAGAAGGTCCGAGGGTGGCAGAGGCAGCGGTTCAGCCCAGGGAAGGAGGAAGGGTGGGGCTGCCACAGAGTGAGAAGGAGAACATCCCATGTTCCCCAGAGAGATGTGCACTCAGCCAGGAGAACCTGGAGAAGACACCAGGGAGAGGGGAGAACACAGGGCTGAAgaggaaacagacaaacattacAG ATTTCTATCAGGCTAAAAGAAGAGTGGTCGGGATGCCGCGCAAATCCGGCGAGTGA